A region of the Sarcophilus harrisii chromosome 3, mSarHar1.11, whole genome shotgun sequence genome:
CCAAGGCCCAGAGAGCAGAagcttttatttcttaaaatataatggcTAAGCTCTTTTTTGGGTCATGGATTTTAGGaaatccaattcttcttaattattttttctccttgatatgtTTCCCTGCTTGGTTAATGTataatttctccaatttttcaatatttgatcttgtaatattttttcattttcttcaagagCATTGATTTTAATTGGGTATAGTTTAATTCTCAGGGAGTTTTTTCATTGggataaaatactatataaaggGTTTGCATTTTACCGTGTCTTGTGTCTGCACCATTTTATAAGACAGTTCATGGTTGCTGTGCTAGGGAAAGTGCAAATTAttagaattaacattttttaagaaaacttgcatgaagaaaagtatttttagCAATCTGGATCAAAAGATTAGTTTTTGTGGGTTGAGGGAAGGTGATGCTCTTATTTTCTAGTTTCAATATATCAGCATAGCTTCTTGGCTATTTGCAAGTAATATTACCCCTGTGAAACTTGGGCCTGAGCTCAATTTTCCAAAATTAACATCCAATTGGATGGATATCCTTTGATATCCATcaaatttatagttttttttttcttttttcaaaagcctatttatttgtttctaacacacattgctttgtgaatcctGTTGGGAGAGCAAAATCagtgtaaaagaaaaaaggcatgACTCCCGTTTAATTGATGGAAATGCTTTTCAACTTGAAAATACCTGAAGGTTTCCAGGAATTCCTGACCTGTGCTTTACTTGAGGCCTTTTTTGGGAGCTCTTTTGCTGGGCTGTTGGGAAAAACCAAGTTTTCCCCCAGCCCCAGGCCAGGGTAGGGATGTACAATTAGAAACTTGTTTTACTTAGGAACATGATTATCCTTATTCTTTTATCTGTATGATTCATTATGTATATTCTGATGCCACCAACTGAACTATTGAGCAACAGGGTGTTGCATTCTGAAAATATTACATGGGAAATTAGTCAGTTGTCTAAGATACAACATAAAATAGCCAATTCTCATAATGACGATATTGATCCTCATGGTATTGCAAACAGGTTGTTGAACTGCATCAAGCAACCCTATCCTCTTAATAATGTATCAAGCTTGCTGTGGCACTTTCTGCCTGGGATATGTTTTGTTACCCTGGCATGTTTCCTTCTGCCCTGTTTTCTAATACAGGATTGCCACTCCTTTAGATGAGCTTCAAGCATCCCTTCGGTATCTCAAGGTAGCACAGAAGAAGAGGATAGGTTGAGGGCCAACTCTGAGGAGGCAGAGGATTGAGACCAACTCAAATTTTCCCTGTAGCTTTTCCCTGTTCAATGGCTGTGAGAATTCAGATGGTGGCTCACCACCCCTCTGTTCTGTTTCTAGGGAGAAGGATATCCTTGCAGATTGCAAGGAAGAGAGGAAACTGTCTGGGTGATATCATAATTAATAGTCCCATGAGAAAGGACTAATGTTTCCAGGAGAACACACTATTGCCTTGGTGAAAGATATATAAACCCTTATCCTCagatgaataaatggagtttGCTCTTATTTCCCACCTGACCTGTGTTTCGTGTCAGCTTGTCCTCCAGTCCTTCCCCCACTAAGGTCTAGCAGCTCACAGAGTGCCTGGCTGCTGGGGCTGAATGGGCAGCAACATAAGAAACTCCTAAGATAATCAATTGAATTCACGTTATTTGGCAATTTTCTCTCATGtttcaaaaacattattcatgtcattatttttattctgattttcctCATTTGGGGATTTAGGgggaaatattttcttagaaacactggaatttgaaaaataatatctagagGATTATGTAAATGTGCCCTTAGAAAATGAACTCTTCTTTTGATCTGGATTCTGTAAAATTAATGTGAAATTGTAGCTAGAATGTTTGAAAAGTTACCTGTttaccaaagaccccagcttttgggataagaacttactgtttgataaaaattgctgggaaaattggaaactaatatggcagaaactaggcattgatccacacttaacaccgtacaccaagataaggtcaaaatgggctcatgacctaggcataaagaatgaaattattaataaattagaggaacataggatagtttacctctcagacctgtggaaggggaaggtctttatgaccaaagcagaactagagatcattactgatcacaaaatagaaaatttcgattataccaaactgaaaagtttttgtacaaacaaaactaatgcagacaagattagaagggaagcaataaactgggaaaatatttttacagtcaaaggttctgataaaggcctcatttccaaaatatatagagaattaactctaatttataaaaaatcaagccattctccaattgaaaaatggtcaaaggatatgaacagacaattctcagatgaagaaattgaaactatttctagtcatatgaaaagatgctccaagtcattattaatcagagaaatgcaaattaagacaactctaagataccactacacacctgtcagattggctaagatgacaggaaaaaataatgatgattgttggaggggatgcgggaaaactgggacattgatgcattgttggtggagttgtgaacgaatccaaccattttggagagtagtttggaactatgctcaaaaagttatcaaactgtgcataccctttgatccagcagtgttactactgggattatatcccaaagagattataaagaagggaaagggacctgtatgtgcacgaatgtttgtggcagccctttttgtagtggctagaaactggaaactgaatggatgtccatcagttggagaatggctgaataaattgtggtatatgaatattatggaatattactgttctgtaagaaatgaccaacaggatgatttcagaaaggcctggagagacttacatgaactgatgctgagtgaaatgagcaggaccaggagatcattatatacttcaacaacaatactatatgatgaccagttctgatggacctggccatcctcagcaacgagatcaaccaaatcatttccaatggagcagtaatgaactgaaccaactatgcccagagaaagaactttgggagataactaaaaaccattacattgaattcccaatccctatatttatgcccacctgcatttttgatttccttcacaagctaattgtacaatatttcagagtctgattctttttatacagcaaaataatgttttggtcatgtatacttattgtgtttctaatttatattttaatgtatttaacatctactggtcatcctgccatctaggggaagggatggggggtaagaggtgaaaaattggaacaagaggtttggcaattgttaacgctgtaaagttatccatgcatataacctgtaaataaaaggctattaaattaaaaaaaaaaaagttacctgtttaactgttaaattttcctttaaaatgaatattaattttttaacccAATAATAAGTTCTTATCCACAAGTCTTTACTTtttacatttgtcaaatacaagattataATTTATATGACATCTCATACTGGGCTCCCAACCTGTCATAGGAACTCATTCCACTTAAGAACAGTAATTATACATTACAAAGCTTACTGATGTGGCAAAGTGATTCATGCAAGACTAAGCAAGGGTACAAGGGGGAGATTTTTTCTGGAAATGTAGGCCTAAACTATGGCACTCTTCTGGGGGTCAGCTTTCAGAAAAGGCCTCACATCCCTTTGAACCTAACCAACACAAtttagcaagataaggtcaaaatggagcTCTAAGCCACagatattttataagaaatttagAACATGTAACACAGATGGAAAGCCAAAGAATTTAGGAATAAAcaagagaatgaagaggaaagttaaataataaaaataatttaaagtcagattttaaaatctcttaatCATTATTGATTCAGAGAAGAGGTTAAAACAACTGGTTCCCCCATTATAAAGACCCTTCTTTGGACACCACTCTTGGGATTTCAGAGAAAAACTCAACTCTATTTTCCGACCTTTATACACAGTATAAAATTGCAATGTTTCGTGAGATCTGTGCTGTAGGAAGAGGCTTTCTCTCTTTgattatattcacatatttcaTCTGAAGTAAGATTTCTGCACAAAGGATGAGATCCAGCCTTTCTGAATGTTTCTTTCCAGTGTGAAAATTGTGATTTATAGTGACCTTTATCTTTCAGGTAAGGGCAAGTCTTCCTTTAGCACATTTTTTAAGTCTTCTCTCCACTCCGTATCCTCAGATGTAAACTCAGAGATGAACCTGGGCTAAAGACCTTCCCATGCCAAGTCCATAAAAGATTTCTTCCCAAACAGGAAATCTCGGCTGACTAACAAGCTCTGTCCTCCATTTTTATAACTTTATCCATGATTTCAATcttccaggaatattctggaggCAATTCAGGGATGAAATGAGCCTGAATGTTTTTCCACATGGATTATATGAATGAGGTTTTACATCTAGTATAGGATCTCACATGCCTAATCAGagactaatatatattaaaaactttgCCATGATCCAGACACTTAAAAGTTTTTCTCTAATGTTCTCTCTCTGTTGCTAAGCAAGATTTAAGCTTTGACTGAAGGTTTCTGTCTAATGTGGATTTTCTCATGTTTACTAAGACTTTCACGtcgtgtgaaagcctttccacagtcCTTACATTCATAacgcttctctccagtgtggattctctgatgggaaGTAAGACTGCTGCGctgtgtgaaagcctttccacatttgTTACAtgcataaggcttctctccagtgtggattctctgatgttctttAAGGGAGGAGCGttttgtgaaagcctttccacaatcATTACactcataaggcttctctccagtgtggattctcttaTGTGCATCAAGGGAGGAGCgctttgtgaaagcctttccacattcattacattcataacgcttctctccagtgtggattctcttgTGTTCATTAAGACTGGAGAGACATGTGAAAGCCttttcacattcattacatttataaggcttctctccagtgtggactCTCTGATGGACAGCAAGTTTAGAGTTGCATCTTAAactctttccacactgattacattcatacggcttctctccagtatggattctctgatgttcacgAAGACTATCCCACCATGTgtaagcctttccacattcattacatgcataaggcttctctccagtgtggattctctgatggataGCAACTTGGGAGCGTTgtgtaaaagtctttccacattcattacattcataaggtctctctccagtgtggattctctgatggacagTAAGGTAGGAGCGAtatatgaaagcctttccacattcattacattcataaggcttctctccagtgtggattctctgatggacagCAAGGTAGGAGCGATctatgaaagcctttccacattcattacatttataaggcttctctccagtgtggattctctgatgctcACGAAGACTGTCACTCcgtgtgaaagtctttccacatacattacattcataaggcttctctccagagTACTTTCTCTCATGGACAGCAAGACTGGATTGAgatgtgaaagtctttccacatttgttacattcataaggcttctctccagtgtggattctcttaTGTGCATTGAGATAGGAGCGATATgcgaaagcctttccacattcattacattgatAAGGCTTCTCTCCACTGTGAATTCGCTGATGTTCACGAAGACTGTCACTCcttgtgaaagtctttccacattcattacatttataaggcttctctccagtgtggattctctgatgttcacgAAGACTGTTACTCCgtgtaaaagtctttccacattcagtacatttataaggcttctctccagtgtggattctctgatgttcaagAAAACTGGAGCTCTgtatgaaagcctttccacattcattacattcataaggcttctctccagtgtgaattctctgatggacAGCAAGACGGGAACGAActatgaaagcctttccacattctttacattcataaggcctctctccagtgtgaattctcttaTGTTGAGCCCATTTGGAATGATATTGGAAAtactttccacattgattacatttgtAAGATTGTTTTTCTGTGTGAATTCTCTCATGTTTAGCAGGAGTAGATCGCTCTctcaaaatctttccaggtttcttacattgataaggtttctctccagcaTGGATTCTCTGATGCTTGGCAAGGGAAGAGAGTACACAAAAAGCTTTATCATATTCATGACACTCAGGTGTTTTCTCTTCCGGAtgtatattcttatttttagcaACAGTGGAActctttcttaaagcttttttgtgtgtattccACTCACAGTGTTCCTTTCCAATGTGGTTTCTTTTCTGCTTAGCAAGAAGAGCCCTGTGTTCACGATATTGAAAAAGGTCTTTCCAGGAGATCATTTTCAGATTTGCACGCATCTCCTTCATGTCAAACCACGTCTCTGCAGCTGAAAGAAACAAACACACATGTGTATAAAAATACCTTCTAATGATGGCTGATAATAAAAGCATCGACTTTTAATTGCTCCAGGCAAAAGTTCTGAAACTGAAATGGAcagattcaattatttttaaatgttattagcCCACACCAATAAAGTGATTCGATTAACACAGAGTTCCACACACAATACAATGACATTGGACCCCCACAACAAATCTGAGACAAAGGCAAGGTCATGGTCCTCATAATTTAGAAACCAGGCTATAAGCTCTGAATGGCTGAGTAACCTGATCCAAATCCCTGCAGCAGAGATTAGgactcaaaactttaaatgagGCTTCTTAACCCATTGCACTAGATAGATGTTCTCCATTTTACTTCCAATCCTTtctttcaaattcaatctcaggcATCAGCTACCTCTGTATCCCTGGGAATGtgcttctttgcctcagttttccagtAGAATGAAGGTAATAATTGTAGCCACATTccagataataattataaaactctTGCCACACAGTAGGCCCCATATGTTTATTAACTACTATCATTGTCACTATAATTTTGATTCTCTCCACCTCAATTCTTCCTTCATatacttccctccccctctctctttataTACAAATGTCTGTTGAACATGATGCATTTCCATAAAAAACATGTTCCTTTGCCTTGGATTAGCTAAGAATAAGTTTCATAAACTGTTGCTTATTTTCAAACCATCTCCAAGTTTCTATGCTGGATTTAAAACTTCTTGATAGGTCCTCTTTGT
Encoded here:
- the LOC111720301 gene encoding zinc finger protein 420-like yields the protein MAPENSRPPPQELVTFKDVAVDFSPEEWGLLDPDQKELYKEVMLENAENLLSLGLPVPREDFISHVERGGLRNSCPAAETWFDMKEMRANLKMISWKDLFQYREHRALLAKQKRNHIGKEHCEWNTHKKALRKSSTVAKNKNIHPEEKTPECHEYDKAFCVLSSLAKHQRIHAGEKPYQCKKPGKILRERSTPAKHERIHTEKQSYKCNQCGKYFQYHSKWAQHKRIHTGERPYECKECGKAFIVRSRLAVHQRIHTGEKPYECNECGKAFIQSSSFLEHQRIHTGEKPYKCTECGKTFTRSNSLREHQRIHTGEKPYKCNECGKTFTRSDSLREHQRIHSGEKPYQCNECGKAFAYRSYLNAHKRIHTGEKPYECNKCGKTFTSQSSLAVHERKYSGEKPYECNVCGKTFTRSDSLREHQRIHTGEKPYKCNECGKAFIDRSYLAVHQRIHTGEKPYECNECGKAFIYRSYLTVHQRIHTGERPYECNECGKTFTQRSQVAIHQRIHTGEKPYACNECGKAYTWWDSLREHQRIHTGEKPYECNQCGKSLRCNSKLAVHQRVHTGEKPYKCNECEKAFTCLSSLNEHKRIHTGEKRYECNECGKAFTKRSSLDAHKRIHTGEKPYECNDCGKAFTKRSSLKEHQRIHTGEKPYACNKCGKAFTQRSSLTSHQRIHTGEKRYECKDCGKAFTRRESLSKHEKIHIRQKPSVKA